The sequence ATACAGATGTGGAGGACCTAGATGCTGTTTGTACGCATGCAGGAAAATTAAGTAAAACTCACTCTGGACTTTTACTGGCTTCTTCCTCTAAATACTTGGGAAGATGCAATTGGAGATCCTATTAAATTCAGTCTATCCAAGTGATCTATCTTGGTTTTCTTCCACAatctttccttttgaaaataggaatgggctgggtgcagtggctcatgcctgtaatcccagaactttgggaagccaaggtgggtgaattgcttgagctcagaagttcaagaccagcatgggcaagatAGCAAAACCAAgtatctaaaaaaaatacaaaaaaaaaaaagagaaaattagccagatgtgtgGTAGTGCATatctgtacttccagctactcaggaggctaaggtgggaggatcacttgaccttgggaagtggaggctgtagtgagccatgatcatgcctctgcactccagcccggacaacaaACCAAGACCtcatcttccaaaaaaaaaaaaaaaaaaaaagatagaaaaatgttgACAGACTTCTATccttgacttttttgttttttgagacggagtctcactctgtctccaaggctggagtacagtggtgcaatcttggctcgctgcaaccttcacctcctgggttcaagtgattcttctgcctcagcctcccccgtagctaggattacaggcgtgtaccaccatgccctgctaatttttgtatttttagtagagacagggtttcaccatgttggccagcctggtttcgGACTCCTGACCTGggctgatctgcccgcctcaggctcccaaagtgctgggattacaggcatgagccactgcacgcagcccaTCCTTGacgtttttaaaaaacaactcgAAGCTAGTATGATCTCATAGAGCATtcagtaacctttttttttttgtcatgtaaACCTTCCAGACTATCCAAGAAGCCTCAGCTTTGGGGAAAGTGAGCTTTAGTATCAGAGTTGAGTGAAATGATGCAGAAGCCACCTAGACACCCAACAAAAATGGCTTCAGTTGATGGAATTATCTTGGCTCTAGAAACCTAATATAGAGGCTAGTTTTGATTCAAGTAAGAATGTTGCAATCAAAACCCTTGATAAGAATCTCTTGGGGCTAAAAGCAGTTTCCTTTATCTATATAACATTGGTACTTTTGTTAacagtaaataatttattttcaggtTGTTTATTTCCTTAGTAAGAACAGGCTTTTTATTCCATATAGTCATATAATGTTTTTAGAATTGGGAAAATTTGTGGCAGATCATAAAGCAGATTTGTTAGCCCAGTTGATTTCTCTTCCCTTCTTGTTTTGGGGATTGCTTTAAACATTGCACATGTGTGCAAGTACATATGGAGATACATATATAGCCTTTAGTCTTTCAATCAATGTCTTAGCTTTTGCATTAGGTTTCAGACAAGATAATGTGTGCATCATTCGTTAGAAGCTAACAGTGGGATAGGCAAGCATCCTGAGGAAGGGGAACATTCACAATGTCCTCATCCTTTGGTGGGTCATCATAGTGCTCTGTGAGTATGATACAGTGGCTGGGGAAATGAATGACCTAGTGCAGGAATAGGCAATTGGCGATGTAGTCTGCAGTTGAGGCAGTTGCCAGAACTTTTTACTCCTTTTCATATCTTTGTCAAGTTATTTCTCTTAGCATATTTTTGTCTCTGTCTTTTTTGCTCTGTTTCTAAGTctgaatttttctctctttctgtttctttgcttctctctccctgtctttctcCTTATTCAAAAGACATTTCTTTGAATCAACAGTTGAATTGACTCAACAGTTGTGGGAGAAACTGTGCAGGAATAGTAAAATATAACACAGTTTGTTTAGGGTGATAAGCTGTTCTCAGATGCAACCATAAATGGAAATGAAGACTAAATTGGGTGGTTGAATCTGAAGGCGTTCAGAGAAATCAGCTTGGACAGATGCATCTGGGAGGACAGATACGGGATAGAGCTAAGTTTGGAAGCCTACACTAAGATTTGGATACTAGAAAGTAGAGAAGAGGACATAAATATGAAAGGTGCTctgtaaagggatggaaaaatcTGAGTTGTCAGTTCAGACAGAGAAATTTTGATTGCGTTATACTATGTTCATGATGTATGGAACAGCTTCTGTACTAGGTAGAAATTTAGATTTTGGTTTTTCAGAGTACTCATTGAGTGCACTGTGAACTCATCCATGCTGCTTTAGGCACTGCTGTACATGTCTGTGTCACTCAGTGACAGGCAGGAGACCCTGTTGCTGTCACAGTTACCTGTTTGTCTTCGTTTGGGCTGCTGTAAAAAAGTAGCATAAACTGGatgacttataaacaacacaaatgtatttgtcacgttctggagactggaagtcaaAGATTAGGCTGCCAGCATGGTTAGGTTCTGGCGAGGGCCTTCTTCCACGTTGCAGACTGCTGACTTCTTGTTGTATCCTAGCATGGTGGAGAGCAGGGATGGAAAGCAAGCTCTCTTGTgactcttataaggacaccagtcccaTTCATGGTTACTGCTGTACTCTTTACTATAGCTGTTTTGGTTAGGGACCATCAGAAAAAgacatgaatgaattttttttcttttcattttatgctGCACAAAATAGAAGTCTTACCAACAAAGTACATTGAGGTCCTGGTAAGAAAGGCTGTATGAAGTTATAAAAAGTTGATCATTATAGTCATTATTTCCTTGGTTATATGCCATAATCTAGTCATTGGCAGTCCTACGTTTTATgactaagaaaatgaaagaactgtAAGAAGAATATTATTCTACTGTACTTTTAGGCAGTTGTATACACAGATACTGCTAGCATTGAGGCTGTTTTTGTTAACAGTAAGATATTTGCTAGCATTGCTGCCCCAGGGGAAAATGCCAGAGGAATACCAATTCCATATTCATAATTTATTCCAtttcatttggttttaaaatgctttctatcCTTGGACAGAACCTATACAGTCAAATGAGTTGTAGGCATCCAGGTAAAAGAACATCTGTGGCTAATTACTGGTGGCTGCATCATAGACAAATCTTGCCACCAGCTGGTAGTCACATCTGGATAATACTGTATCACATGACTACTCATGGTTAAGCATTTCTTATGGTCTATAACATGGTGTTATTACCATTAGTGAAAAACCCACATATTGTTCTAGATTCCCTAACATTTACTCAATTTGATGCAATCAGATTAAATGCAATTGCTGTCTTCCCATTTTCCCCATATTAAAAAAGACAGATGACACACACATGGGACTGGGGGGGCAGTGGGGGGGCGGAGAGTAGAGTAAAAGGATCACATAGTGAGAAATGCCAAACTTAAGGTAAGTGCTTCAGAGGGCATCTAGATTCTATAGTGAGAAGCTGAGAATAAAACTCATGCATGACAAACACTTCTTGCTCCTTAAGATCTTCAGGACTGCTGGCAGACTTCAGTTGATCTTTCAGGATAGTTTCTGAGGGATGCAGTCTTTAAGATCTGCATTGTATTTGCATTGGACTATTACAGGAACAGCAGAATTAAAATGCCGGTAACACTTCTTGAGTGCTTACCATGCGTCAgacattatttgaaatatttgacaTGTAAGCCTTCCcatttactgatgaggaaactgaggcacagataggCATAAGTCTCTTGTTCAAGGTTGCAGAGCTAGAAGTCCAGGATTCTAAaccagagccaggattcaaagccAGGTGGTTTGAGTCAGACTGCGCTCCATGGGCATCAGCATCTGACCTCTCAGGGGCTAAGGCTGGGGCTCGAGAGTTCCCATCCTCCTTTCCCCCTAGGAAGAAAATGACTTTGAAGACTTTGCTGTTTTTCATTTCAGGCCAACTaggtaatgtttttaaaaagcaaaattggaATAGCTAAAAACATAACTATATACATATGAAATGGAGTGTCTGAATTTTTAAACTTAGGTGAAGACAAtgcttatatttaaaatgctgttaCGAAGTCCTTATGAACACCCTTAATAATGACTGCATGGTCTGCTATGtgaatgtgtatttttctgtttcttcactgTTTAATATTTGACTTGTTTGtatgttcttttttattcctcttttttctcttcccccCACCACCATTTTTAATAAGACTATGTCAAGTATCTTTTGTGTATAAAGGATTTTGTAcctttaaaattgctttttaatgATAAGGTCTCAGGggtaaaatggaattaaaatgtATAACATTTGAATTTGTTGATAGGtatttttgataaatttattttgCTAATGAATTATACTCCCTTATATGTCATTATCACCATTTCACCCAGTTCTTAGAAAAATGGtgtgtattctttaaaaaaaaaaatgaaaaaactaaaaagaaatttaatctCACTTACAAAATGTTGCATTTCTTTCACACATAGGCTACTTTACATACTCTACACAGTACTGATCTATTTTACTGCTGTTTAcctctaaaatattttgtttaaaaaatgaattaactagaaggtggtggttgcacagcattgtgaatgtacaaatgccactgaattgttcctttaaaatggttaattttgttatgtgaattttaccttaataaaaaaaagtgtgtatgtgtgtgtatatgtgtaaatGTGTCTATGTGTATGCATTGAGTGTACATTCTCAGGTAGAGAGAGCTGCCATGCCATTTTTCACAGTAAGCATCGTCATGCCAGTTTTCTGTGTAATACTCAGAGAGTTGGTTGTGTATTGCatgctgcctttctttctttctgccagttaatttttgctttgttgaCTAATTTTGGCCTATAATAGGTTGAAAATGGTTTATGAATGATAGTGTTTGACCTACCTTGAAGCAAGGGTATCCTGCTAGATGCAGGTTTTAGGATTGCCAGAGAAGCTATCAAATAAGCAGTCTAGGAAAGAGTATAAAGATTAGCCTAGTTAGGAAATGGCAGAAATCGCTTGACATCACAAACATCCCTGTATTCTTAGAGAAGTGGCCAACAGTGGTACAGCCGGTAGCTAGAAAACCCCATAGCTAAAGTGTTATCATAAACAAAAGGATTGCTGGCCAGAGCACAGAGCTAGGAACACTTGTCTCTAGACTCTGCCAGAGCCCCAGCTCACCTAGTGCTGCAGGTTCAGGAACACGCAGTACTAGGTGAGTTCTTTCTGCCTCAGTCAGGGTTTGCAGTCTTTCCTCTTTTTAGAGACTCTGCTGATGTCCTTTATGTATTTCTCTAGTAGGACTTAATAATTTTCATATGATTCATAGGAACTCTTCATTATGTTTAAGACTACTAACCCTTTGCCATCTATATCTATTGTaggttttattctgtttttgcttttgaaaatgtaGTGTGTGTCTTTAACTCTgtgatttcttaatttttgtgttGTCATGTCTGTTACTTCTTTTGGTCTTATATCACTCTTATCCGAGCCATTCCCTGTCCAGTAATTGAtgtaattgataaatatttagtatattttcttCAATTAGTCTGTAGTCAGAGGTAAAAATCTAAACTGTTTCCAAATTGCTAAAGGTTTTCTTAGCTGTTCTTAAGGTGAGCATTATGGTAATTATATTAGGTTCCAGATCCAGTTTGAGTTTTGATTAGAATTGTGATAAAAGTTAATTTGGGAAGAACTGATATTTTTGTGATATTCAATCTTACATCCAAAGGcttatgttatatttatttgttttttatttttacataggtTATACACATTTCTTATTAGAGGTTTTAGCCTTTCCCATATATTTTGATCATTATTAGTGCCTATAAATGGTTATGGGTTTTTGTGTATTTATCTGATAACTGGTCAATTCATCAAACTTattaaattgaattgtttttcagTTGATTCTCTTGGGTTTTCTATACATAAAAAACATTTCCCAATACTTATACCTCTTATCTGTGTTTcaatcatttttgctttttactgtacccagaaaaatagtaaaatgataATCTCATTCCTGGATATaagaaatgaatattaaattttattagattttttctctattaagataatcatatgATTAAGATAATCAGAACTTCGTATGTAATATACTattctgattttctcttttggttgGCCTGAGCATAAGGAAGATTAACATTACCTTAAGGTTGTTTGTACTCAACAATCTGTTGTTATTAGCAACAGGTCAGTGCTGCCTTCCACTCCCTAGGATAAAGCAATTTAATTTTGCTTCTTTGTAATTTTAACCCTGCAGGGAAAATGAAGCAAATGGcatctgattttttaatttttttggagtccagttttttaaaaaaactctgctTCATTCAGAATGAAGCAAACAAAGTTGAAATAgccttttttgtatatttttaatgttatattgaAGTCTTTTATCCTTTCTGGGAGATAATAAAAACTTGATATTATGTTGAGGAAACCAAAACAAGATAGTTTATTTAATTTCCTGTGTTTCTGAATTAAAGGCCACATTCTTCTCTCATAATAAGGAATCAGAAACATGGGAAGGCATTGATGTAGTGATGtccatttctcccattttgtaacAGGAGAGAAGGAGGATTGAATTTCCAATCACTGTCTTTATCTTtcatgtaataataatagctaagaATTATTCAGCGCTTACCATGGTTTGGATGCTATTCTATAGGCGTTATATGTATTAATCCATTTGCTCTTCATAGTAACCCATGAGGAAGGGACTATTCCTATTCCCTTTTGTAGATGAGGAGAAATTGAGCACTGAGAGTATTAGCTGAGTTGCCTAAGGTACATTACTaataggaggcagagctgggatttgaatacAGGCAGTCAGAGTACCGagacttttatatttatttttttgaaaatactgttttattaACACCACAGTGGTAAACATCTTTAAGCTTATGTTTCTTTATAGATCACTGGCTCACACATAATTCAAAACCCACACAGAAGCTAAGAGTctttacattaaatatattcttCCTAAAAATCCTTACTGTATGCGTCTGTCCTCAAGCAGTAAAATTTGATTATGCACCATTTTATAATATGTCACATTTACATAGCAAAATAATGAAGGCACAGCTAATACAAGCAAACTTAAATCCTTTCTACTTCTGAGCTGGGGGTAGGGGCACACACTTGGATTGGTTCTTCAAGTATGTATTTTTTCCAAACATTAGCTTCAGTGAAGAGTTCTGATGATTTTCACAGCTACACCCTAAAAGCTACATGACAGAAAGACGTCACAAGGATCAAAGTACATAACACTGGATACACATGCTTTACAGAATTTGCTACATTCTACATCTCTTCAAGtaaattaatatttctaaaacacTAGGTAAAGTGATTTAATACTTAAACATATTTGGGGTATTTTTTACGTCTTTGTAAATAGACACTACTAAGAAAACACAAACATGAGATTGTAACTAATGAATACATATGTTGACAGTATTTTACAGGTTTTACACCCTCCTTCTTGGAACCATGTTATTCTCTAAATTCAAATACTCAAACATTTTTCAGAACTTGAAATGGCAGTTTTCCTGGCCTTATTAACAGTAGTGTCATGATCTCCATTGCAGTCTTCCTCAGTGCCATCAATCTCCTGTGAAGTGTAAAGCTGATGTCTGCGTTACAAAAGCAAAGTCTCAAAGATGACGTTTTTCTTGGGGTCTGCCTTCTCTGCACAGCGAAATGTCATGAGTAAAGAAATTTAAGAATTAAGCACTGAAAACGTGTTCAGTCATGGCCTGGGTATTCCATGTGTAGCGTATGCTGTGTTATGAATGGGTTTCAAAGTGACGTTCTTTACTTCGCATCTACTAACACCCTTTGTAAACCTCAATCCTCATAGAAGAGACCATGAAAACATAATTTTGGGTTTAATTCGGTTTTCTTTAACAccttttgatatatttattatgttcaaaatgaaaaatttgaatcGAGCTGGCCAGGATCTAATTGCTTCAATTTAATCTATTTTAGGAATGTCAGAATAAATTCACATTGTATTTTGGTCAAAAACCTGAGCCTTTTTAAGTCCACCAATATtctgggaaaaacaaaaccaagctgtTTTCTTCGTGGGCTTTCTCTTCATCCATCTCTGCCCCCCTTACTTCTTGGCGTCATCAGGCATCTCGGCGTGGGCATCGTCATGTTTGGCCCCCGCGGCAGCCTCTGCTGcagcatcctcctcctcctcctcttccccctcctcctcgtCATCCTCgtactcctcttcctcctcctcctccccctccaagGTCCATGCACACCCCTCCATCTCGCCGGTGAGCTCTTGGATCTTGGCGAGTAGGGGCTTATATATGTCATTATACTTTTTTTCCAGAGCCTGAAATTCCTTATCAAATTTGGCTTCTATCTTATCGCATCGCTTCTGCAGCTTTTTGAGGGCCAGGACTCGGCATTTCACCGAATTAGGCAGGCTCTCGATAAAGTCATTTTTCGGCTTTGGGGCATTCTCTGCAGGGGTCTGGGGCTCCTCAGCCATCTGACCAGCCGCGCTGTCAGGGTCTCCAGCCGCGCTGTCACAGTCTCCACCCTGCGCACCGCCTTCCGCCATTACCTCCTCCGCCGCTGCctccgccgctgccgccgcctgGCTAGGCTCCGCAGGCCCCTGGTTTTCCGAGTCGGCCATGTTAGAGGAGAAGCCGCAGAGGTCTAGGAGGGATCCCGCAGAGGCCCTGCACCCGAGCTGGTCCAGAGAGATCTTGCGGATGCGGCAAGTGGCGGTGACGCGCGGCAGCGGGAATGACGTCGGCCGCGGCCCCGCCCCCTGCTTTTGCGGCACTTGACTGGCTCCCCACTATCAGCTGACGGCCGTGCGCTCATACTGCACCAGATTCCTCCTGTTGCTACCCTGACGTCTCCTGGGCCCTCAACACCAGCCTGTTGGACAGACACCCTGTTCCCAGCCCACCCATGTACCCACCCCCTGTAGAGCTGGGCTGGGAGTGTCAGTGGCTGCCCGAGGTGCTGCTTCAGGAACTGCGTAGATGGCCTCAGCCCGTTTTCCCTGTGCTCCTCACCGCCATCCAGGCCCTTCTACAAATGCTAGTACATATGTCTTCGCTTACCTCTGCATCTCTCTCCATAGCTGGCATTTGATCACCTCTTAGATTCCTCCACATTCCTCTCCAGGCAGTGGAGGAACGGG is a genomic window of Macaca mulatta isolate MMU2019108-1 chromosome 5, T2T-MMU8v2.0, whole genome shotgun sequence containing:
- the NAP1L5 gene encoding nucleosome assembly protein 1-like 5, whose amino-acid sequence is MADSENQGPAEPSQAAAAAEAAAEEVMAEGGAQGGDCDSAAGDPDSAAGQMAEEPQTPAENAPKPKNDFIESLPNSVKCRVLALKKLQKRCDKIEAKFDKEFQALEKKYNDIYKPLLAKIQELTGEMEGCAWTLEGEEEEEEEYEDDEEEGEEEEEEDAAAEAAAGAKHDDAHAEMPDDAKK